CAAAATATCATTATAAAATATATCAGCTTTAGATAAATCTTCAGTTTTTATGTTAGCTACGATTCTTTTTACCATTTAATTAAATTTAAGTTTAAAATTAACAAAAAAGCCTTCTGAATTTAATTCGTAAGGCTTTTTTGTTAATTTTTAATTACTTTTTTCTATTTAATATAAAACACATTTTTTCAAACGAGAATCGTTCATCAGTAAAGAATGTTCAAATTCATATTGTTTTTTTAATCCTATTTTTAGCATTACTTGCTCAGATCTTAGATTTACTTTCGGAGCGACTGAATATATATTTTTAATGTTTAAATCATTGAAGGCATAATCGAGGCATCTTTTCGCTCCTTCTGTAGCAAATCCTTTATTCCATTCACTGAATTTTATTCTCCAACCAATATCTATACAAGGTGTAAATTCAGAATCGAATGTTTGCTCAGAAAGACCAATGAAACCAATAAACTCATTATTTTCAAGCTTATCAACCGCAAAATAGCAAAATCCTTTGTTTGCAAATTGAGCTTGCATTCGTTCAACAAAATCAACGGTCTGTTTTTTCGTAGCAACATCTGGAAAGAATTCCATCACTCTTTTGTCTGAATTTATTTCATACAAATCTTCAATATCAGTTGATCTCCAATTTCTGAATCCTAATCTTTGAGAGGTAAATATATATTTTTCAATGTCTTTCATTAGATTAATTTTTAAATAAAAAAACCTTGAAAATATTCTCAAGGTTTTAAATTTTAATGCTTTATAATTTCTTTTACAATTCCGCCTTGAGGTTCTCTTACGGTCTGTGTAAAAATAAATGCTTTCGGATCGATAGAACGAACGATATTCTGTAGTTTTCGAACTTCTAGTCTGGTGACAATGGTAAAAATAATATCTGCATCGGCACTTTGTTCAAAAGATTCTTTCATAAAACCTCTTTCGCCTTTGTACACCGTGATCCCTCTGTTCATCGTTAAAACCAAAGCTTTTTTGATTTCTTCACTGTTTGCAGAAACGATGGTTACGCCTGTGTACGCTTCAATTCCTTCAATTACATATTTGGTAATCTGACTAGCCACGAGATACGTCATAATTGCATACAAAGCGGTTTCAAATTTAAGAAAAACGGTTGCGATGATAAAGATAATCACATTCATTCCTAAAATAATTTCGGTAATGCTAAAACTGCTTTTTTTGAATGTTAATAAGGCTAAAACTTCCATTCCGTCGAAAGTTCCGCCACCTCGCATAGATAAACCGATTCCAATTCCCATGAAAAATCCGCCAAATACAGCGACCAATAATTTGTCATGGGTCACTTCGGGAAAAGGGACGAAAAAAATGGTGATGATGATTAGTAAAATCGTTAAAAAACTTCTGATCGCAAAGTGTTTTCCGATTTGGAAATACGCCAGAATGATAAATGGTAAGTTTAAAACCAATAGAACTACTCCGAGATTCCAATGGTAAACTTCGTGAAGTAAAAGTGAAACACCGGTAACACCACCATCTAAAAAGTGATTGGGAACCAGAAAAGATTTTAAAGCAAAACTCGCAGAAATAACTCCTAAAACGAGATAAATAATATCTGAAAGAGTAAAAAGCGGGCCATGTTTAGTTGAAGCAGAGCTCATAAAGTGATCAGTTATTTTTTAGTTTTGTTTTAATAATATTCAGGTTATCCTGTTTTTTTTGATTTCTGCTGTTGATGGCTGTTTCTGTGAAATAATGATGACTTTCGAGGAATTTTTCCTGTAAAAGATTCCAGTCTCGCTCAGAATTGACAATTCCAAACATCGAAAGTTCTTCAAATAATTTATCCCCGATCACAAAAAAATCATCTCTTCCCAAATAATCTAAATCTGCATCTGCCAAAATTTGCTCTAAATGATTATGTGGCGTCTGCGGAATTTTTGTCGCCATAATCATTCCTTTGATTTTCTCGCTCTGTGATTCTGAATAGCCGTAATCAGAAAGATATTCTTCAGCGATTTCGCACGATTTTTCCTCATGATTTTTTGATCCGTATAAAAATCCGGTGTCGTGAAATAATGCTGCCGTTTTTAGCAATAATAAGTCTTCATCATTCACGTTTTCAGATTTTGCAATTTTTTCTACAGAATCAATTACATCTTTTACGTGCATCACGCTGTGATAGGAAAGGTGCTCAGGAAGATTTTCCTTGAGTCTTTTTAATATGAGTTTATTTAATTTTTCGTATTCCATATTTAAAATAGAAAATGTTTTTTAATTTGTTTTAATGTTACTTTTAATGCAAAGTTCGCAAAGTTTTAAAACTACTACCTGTTTTTAAGTTCGCAAATGCCTCTACTTAGCAAAGATTTCAGAGTTTAGACTAATAATTTAAATTATTTATCAATCTTTTTTAGTTTCAATCGCAAAATACATATCCATATCGCCTTTTCCTTTGGTGTGAATTTTACCTCTGTATTCGCAAGTTATTTTTTCTTTTACCAATTGATAGGTTGATTCTGAGATATTTATTTTTCCTTTTTCGCTGTTTTGTTCCATTCTTGCGGCTGTATTTACTGTATCGCCCCAAATATCGTAAGCGAATTTTTTCACCCCGACAATTCCGGCAATCAAAGAACCTGAATTAATCCCGATTCTGATATCTAAAACATCAGGATGAGTTTTCTTTCTTTCTTCAATAAAATCTATAATATCCAAAGCTACCAAAACTGTTTGATAAGCGTGACATTCATTTTTCATGGGTAAACCGCAAACCGCCAAATAAGCATCTCCAATGGTTTTTATTTTCTCTAAACCATGTTTTTCCATGATCATATCGAAAGCAGTAAAACATTCGTTCAGCTCAACCAACATTTTTTCTGCGCCCATTTTCTCTGAACTCTGGGTAAAATTAACAAAATCGGTAAATAAAACAGTGACTTCGTCATAATATTTGGCTTCAGAGCTTCCATTTTCTTTTAATTCTTCCGCTACTTCATGTGGTAGAATATTGAGAAGTAAATTTTCTGTTTTCTGTTTTTCTTTTTGCAACTCAAACGTACGTTCGTCAACCTGTTTCTCAAGCAAATCATTCTGATCCTGAAGAATCTGCTGTTTTTCCTGTTCCTGTTTTAAATTAATATCAGAAAGTCGCTTTACTTCATCCAGCTGTTTTACCAAACTTAAATTGGTTGATGCAAATTGCCAACCTAAATAAGCAGAGATCGAAATTGGAAAACTTATGAAAATAAATCCTAAAACATATCCCATGAAATCATCTCCGAAAACATTTCCTAAATCAATGGTATTCAGTTTATTTAAAAACATGAAAACGATAGACATCACAATAAAAAGAAAGAATACCAAAACTCCTCCTCCTACAATGAAAGCAGATTTTTCTTTTCTTATCATTGCTCTTACAATCAAATAAAAAGATTCGAAAGCAACAAAACAAAGGTAAAAAAAGGCAAAACTAGCAGCAGAAGCCGCGCTGAAATAATAGAGAATAAAAATACAAGCTGAAATAATCAACATTACTTTCAGTCTTTTTTTGGTTCTTCCAAATAATGTATTGACAAATCCTGTAAGCGAAGT
Above is a genomic segment from Chryseobacterium mulctrae containing:
- a CDS encoding YitT family protein; translated protein: MSSASTKHGPLFTLSDIIYLVLGVISASFALKSFLVPNHFLDGGVTGVSLLLHEVYHWNLGVVLLVLNLPFIILAYFQIGKHFAIRSFLTILLIIITIFFVPFPEVTHDKLLVAVFGGFFMGIGIGLSMRGGGTFDGMEVLALLTFKKSSFSITEIILGMNVIIFIIATVFLKFETALYAIMTYLVASQITKYVIEGIEAYTGVTIVSANSEEIKKALVLTMNRGITVYKGERGFMKESFEQSADADIIFTIVTRLEVRKLQNIVRSIDPKAFIFTQTVREPQGGIVKEIIKH
- a CDS encoding adenylate/guanylate cyclase domain-containing protein yields the protein MKKNLLLTFIFFLLIGLQNLCFAQNSFEKPRVFTEKEIKNGASIDEDSKFFAGDNPAFALPQFDDSSWKHVNFNSRKVYSWNPMNYASKKDAKKDQIYWVRYYFKIDSASVNKSLCFKIQQLGASEIYLNGKKIESIGKIGDEKSREFRIKNRIPELFTLDNTKVNVLAIRFLPIVAGKKKTITLVPFAIGVELASANEFIRDKTEEVQYFNFYTMLICGIFGALGFIHLLLFIFYRKAIYNLYFSTYNFSISLMSYMVLLLSEIRNPLDIDTYTFFAFLSVMAFGTSLTGFVNTLFGRTKKRLKVMLIISACIFILYYFSAASAASFAFFYLCFVAFESFYLIVRAMIRKEKSAFIVGGGVLVFFLFIVMSIVFMFLNKLNTIDLGNVFGDDFMGYVLGFIFISFPISISAYLGWQFASTNLSLVKQLDEVKRLSDINLKQEQEKQQILQDQNDLLEKQVDERTFELQKEKQKTENLLLNILPHEVAEELKENGSSEAKYYDEVTVLFTDFVNFTQSSEKMGAEKMLVELNECFTAFDMIMEKHGLEKIKTIGDAYLAVCGLPMKNECHAYQTVLVALDIIDFIEERKKTHPDVLDIRIGINSGSLIAGIVGVKKFAYDIWGDTVNTAARMEQNSEKGKINISESTYQLVKEKITCEYRGKIHTKGKGDMDMYFAIETKKD
- a CDS encoding HD domain-containing protein, producing MEYEKLNKLILKRLKENLPEHLSYHSVMHVKDVIDSVEKIAKSENVNDEDLLLLKTAALFHDTGFLYGSKNHEEKSCEIAEEYLSDYGYSESQSEKIKGMIMATKIPQTPHNHLEQILADADLDYLGRDDFFVIGDKLFEELSMFGIVNSERDWNLLQEKFLESHHYFTETAINSRNQKKQDNLNIIKTKLKNN
- a CDS encoding GNAT family N-acetyltransferase, giving the protein MKDIEKYIFTSQRLGFRNWRSTDIEDLYEINSDKRVMEFFPDVATKKQTVDFVERMQAQFANKGFCYFAVDKLENNEFIGFIGLSEQTFDSEFTPCIDIGWRIKFSEWNKGFATEGAKRCLDYAFNDLNIKNIYSVAPKVNLRSEQVMLKIGLKKQYEFEHSLLMNDSRLKKCVLY